A genome region from Microbacterium sp. CGR2 includes the following:
- the yicI gene encoding alpha-xylosidase, with product MKFTDGFWQLRPGVTALYAQEAYDIAETDDTPDGRGIVITAPTMVIAKRGDVLNRPVLTTTLSSPAEGVIRVRIAHHSGGRWHGGFSLPGAGRAAASVEVSDAGGILDAGALLARISPGSPWDLAFEVEGRRVTGSGHKAQGYVQLAPGAQVDRGIVDNARQGGGAPTASTFIHEQLDLGVGEHIYGLGERFGPLVKNGQTVDIWNADGGTSSEQAYKSVPFHLSDRGYGILVNDPGHVSYEIGSEAVERVQFSVSGEVLEYFVIAGPTPKEVLGRYTALTGRPPVVPAWSYGLWLSTSFTTDYDEQTVNSFIDEMAARELPVSVFHFDCFWMREFNWCDFEWDPRVFPDPAGMLGRLHDKNLRVCVWINPYIAQRSPLFREAADQGFLVRRADGSVWQWDLWQAGMGLVDFTNADATAWYQAKLRALIAQGVDCFKTDFGERIPTDVVWADGADPERMHNLYTELYNRAVFDVLTDTRGEGEAVLFARSATAGGQSMPVHWGGDSTSTFTSMAETLRGGLSLALTGFAFWSHDIGGFEGTPDAAVYKRWTAFGLLGSHSRFHGSSSYRVPWAFDEEAVDVTRRFTHLKMRLMPYLYQQGLDAAETGVPLMRPMVLEFPEDPATAYLDRQYMLGSDLLVAPVFSADGTVDFYLPSGQWTSLLTGETVTGGSWRSETHGFDSLPLYVHPGTALPWGARVDGPEYDYHDELQLRVFAGGTGTRSVTVTNPDGRAETYTVDLEEITG from the coding sequence ATGAAGTTCACCGACGGGTTCTGGCAACTCCGCCCCGGCGTCACGGCGCTCTACGCCCAGGAGGCGTACGACATCGCCGAGACCGACGACACCCCGGACGGTCGTGGGATCGTCATCACCGCTCCGACCATGGTCATCGCCAAGCGCGGCGATGTGCTCAACCGGCCCGTGCTCACCACCACGCTCTCCTCCCCCGCGGAGGGGGTCATCCGCGTCCGCATCGCGCACCACTCCGGCGGCCGCTGGCATGGCGGATTCTCCTTGCCCGGCGCAGGTCGCGCGGCGGCATCCGTCGAGGTGTCGGACGCTGGTGGCATCCTCGATGCCGGTGCGCTCCTCGCCCGCATCTCCCCCGGATCTCCCTGGGACCTCGCTTTCGAGGTCGAGGGGCGCCGGGTCACGGGAAGCGGTCACAAGGCGCAGGGCTACGTGCAGCTCGCTCCCGGCGCGCAGGTCGACCGCGGCATCGTCGACAACGCCCGTCAGGGCGGGGGTGCGCCGACGGCGTCCACTTTCATCCACGAGCAACTCGATCTCGGTGTGGGCGAGCACATCTACGGACTCGGCGAGCGATTCGGCCCGCTGGTGAAGAACGGCCAGACCGTCGACATCTGGAACGCCGACGGCGGCACCTCGAGCGAGCAGGCATACAAGAGCGTCCCGTTCCATCTGTCCGACCGCGGGTACGGCATCCTCGTCAACGACCCGGGCCACGTCTCCTACGAGATCGGCTCCGAGGCGGTGGAGCGGGTGCAGTTCTCGGTCTCCGGCGAAGTGCTGGAGTACTTCGTGATCGCCGGCCCCACTCCCAAGGAGGTCCTGGGGCGCTATACCGCGCTCACCGGGCGTCCGCCTGTCGTGCCGGCGTGGTCGTACGGTCTGTGGTTGTCGACCAGCTTCACCACCGACTATGACGAGCAGACCGTGAACTCCTTCATCGACGAGATGGCCGCGCGCGAGCTGCCGGTGTCGGTGTTCCACTTCGACTGCTTCTGGATGCGCGAGTTCAACTGGTGCGACTTCGAATGGGATCCCCGGGTCTTCCCCGACCCCGCGGGCATGCTCGGGCGGCTGCACGACAAGAACCTTCGCGTGTGCGTGTGGATCAACCCGTACATCGCACAGCGCTCCCCGCTGTTCCGCGAGGCCGCCGACCAGGGTTTCCTGGTCAGGCGCGCCGACGGTTCGGTATGGCAGTGGGACCTCTGGCAGGCCGGCATGGGCCTGGTCGACTTCACGAACGCGGATGCCACCGCGTGGTACCAGGCCAAGCTGCGCGCACTCATCGCTCAGGGCGTGGACTGCTTCAAGACCGACTTCGGCGAGCGCATCCCGACCGATGTCGTCTGGGCCGACGGGGCCGACCCCGAGCGCATGCACAACCTCTACACCGAGCTGTACAACCGCGCCGTGTTCGACGTGCTCACCGACACCCGTGGCGAGGGGGAAGCAGTGCTCTTCGCCCGGTCGGCCACGGCAGGCGGGCAGAGCATGCCGGTGCACTGGGGCGGGGACTCGACGTCGACGTTCACGTCGATGGCGGAGACCCTGCGCGGCGGGCTCTCGCTCGCCCTGACCGGCTTCGCGTTCTGGAGCCACGACATCGGCGGCTTCGAGGGAACCCCGGATGCCGCGGTCTACAAGCGCTGGACGGCGTTCGGTCTGCTGGGCTCGCACTCGCGCTTCCACGGCTCGAGCTCATACCGGGTGCCGTGGGCGTTCGACGAGGAGGCCGTCGACGTGACGCGCCGCTTCACGCACCTGAAGATGCGGCTGATGCCGTACCTCTACCAGCAGGGTCTCGATGCGGCCGAGACGGGCGTACCGCTGATGCGTCCGATGGTGCTGGAGTTCCCCGAGGATCCTGCCACGGCCTACCTCGACCGGCAGTACATGCTCGGTTCCGATCTGCTCGTGGCTCCGGTGTTCTCCGCCGACGGGACGGTGGACTTCTACCTGCCGTCCGGCCAGTGGACGTCCTTGCTCACCGGTGAGACGGTGACCGGCGGCTCGTGGCGCAGCGAGACACACGGGTTCGACTCGCTGCCGTTGTACGTGCACCCCGGCACCGCGCTGCCGTGGGGTGCCCGCGTCGACGGACCCGAGTACGACTACCATGACGAACTGCAGCTGCGTGTCTTCGCGGGCGGCACGGGCACCCGTTCGGTGACCGTGACCAACCCGGACGGTCGCGCAGAGACCTACACCGTCGACCTCGAGGAGATCACCGGATGA
- a CDS encoding ABC transporter ATP-binding protein, with amino-acid sequence MSSAITGTQDEDRSSYTREESKAIRRRSLRLLGSLVRPLKAQVVLAAVVLVVSTALTVVGPILISIGLDRALPAVIDNADWMPTLVIGFLYLFTGAAAAALIAWYVMIAARITQAVLLDLRKRIFLHTQRLSLEFHESYTSGRIISRQTSDLDSIRELLDGGLNNLVSGVLFGAFTFIALVVWDWQSGVILALAGIPLLMLMRWFYSRSQLVYRESRVISAKVIVQFVETMTGIRAVKAFRKEPRNDVTFRDVAGDYRDVNRRSMMLFGTFEPGLMGVAALTLGVVVLWGGVRVSTGALTVGVLLSAVLYVRNFFAPMQEIAMFLNSYQSATAALEKVSGVLEEVPTVPDPEKPIDLWESRGHVKFDEVTFGYNGEKTILPNFSLDIPAGQTIALVGTTGAGKSTLAKLISRFYDPSVGQVTLDGVDLRSLHPKDLRRAIVMVTQEAYLFSGTVADNIALGKPDATLDEIRTAARAVGADEFISSLPDGYNTDVNKRGGRVSAGQRQLISFARAFLADPAVLILDEATASLDIPSERLIQDALQTLLADRTAIIIAHRLSTVAIADRVLVMEHGRIIEDDTPAALIGGSGKFAQLHAAWQETLV; translated from the coding sequence ATGAGCTCCGCGATCACCGGTACCCAGGACGAGGACCGCTCGAGCTACACCCGCGAGGAGAGCAAGGCGATTCGTCGGCGCTCGTTGCGGCTGCTCGGTTCGCTCGTCCGACCGCTGAAGGCACAGGTGGTGCTCGCGGCCGTCGTGCTCGTCGTGTCGACCGCTCTCACGGTGGTGGGGCCGATCCTGATCAGCATCGGGCTGGATCGCGCGCTGCCGGCGGTGATCGACAACGCCGACTGGATGCCGACGCTCGTGATCGGCTTCCTGTACCTCTTCACGGGCGCCGCCGCCGCCGCGCTCATCGCGTGGTACGTGATGATCGCGGCCCGCATCACTCAGGCGGTGCTGCTGGATCTGCGCAAGCGAATCTTCCTGCACACTCAGCGATTGAGCTTGGAGTTCCACGAGTCCTACACATCTGGTCGCATCATCTCGCGGCAGACCAGCGACCTCGATTCGATTCGGGAGCTGCTCGACGGAGGTCTGAACAACCTCGTGTCCGGCGTGCTGTTCGGCGCGTTCACCTTCATCGCGCTGGTGGTCTGGGACTGGCAGTCCGGCGTGATCCTGGCGCTGGCCGGCATCCCGCTCCTGATGCTGATGCGCTGGTTCTACTCGCGCTCACAGCTGGTCTACCGTGAGTCGCGGGTCATCAGCGCCAAGGTCATCGTGCAGTTCGTCGAGACGATGACCGGCATCCGCGCCGTCAAGGCATTCCGCAAGGAACCGCGCAACGACGTGACGTTCCGGGACGTCGCCGGCGACTACCGTGACGTGAACCGCCGCTCGATGATGCTCTTCGGGACATTCGAGCCCGGTCTGATGGGCGTCGCGGCGCTCACCCTCGGCGTGGTGGTCCTGTGGGGTGGCGTCCGGGTGTCGACCGGTGCGCTCACCGTGGGCGTGCTGCTGTCGGCGGTGCTGTACGTGCGGAACTTCTTCGCACCGATGCAGGAGATCGCGATGTTCCTCAACTCGTACCAGTCCGCCACGGCTGCGTTGGAGAAGGTCTCCGGCGTGCTCGAAGAGGTGCCGACCGTTCCGGACCCCGAGAAGCCCATCGACCTGTGGGAGTCGCGCGGACACGTGAAGTTCGACGAGGTGACCTTCGGTTACAACGGCGAGAAGACGATCCTCCCGAACTTCTCTCTCGACATCCCCGCCGGGCAGACGATCGCCCTCGTGGGCACGACCGGCGCCGGAAAGTCGACGCTGGCGAAGCTCATCTCGCGCTTCTACGACCCGTCGGTGGGGCAGGTGACTCTCGACGGTGTGGATCTGCGTTCGCTGCATCCGAAGGATCTGCGTCGCGCCATCGTGATGGTCACGCAGGAGGCCTATCTGTTCAGCGGGACCGTGGCCGACAACATCGCCCTCGGCAAGCCGGATGCCACGCTCGACGAGATCCGCACGGCAGCGCGTGCGGTCGGCGCCGATGAGTTCATCTCGTCTCTGCCGGACGGCTACAACACCGACGTCAACAAGCGTGGCGGCCGGGTCTCGGCGGGGCAGCGTCAACTGATCTCGTTCGCCCGGGCGTTCCTCGCCGACCCCGCGGTGCTGATCCTCGACGAAGCGACGGCGTCGCTGGACATCCCGTCGGAGCGGTTGATCCAGGACGCGCTGCAGACACTGCTCGCGGACCGCACCGCGATCATCATCGCCCACCGTCTTTCGACGGTCGCGATCGCCGACCGGGTGCTGGTGATGGAACATGGCCGGATCATCGAGGACGACACCCCTGCCGCGCTCATCGGCGGCAGCGGCAAGTTCGCCCAGTTGCACGCGGCCTGGCAGGAGACTCTGGTCTAG
- a CDS encoding GH1 family beta-glucosidase has translation MTTPLTPRDDYRGSGLVFPEDFTFGSATASYQIEGAASEDGRTPSIWDTFSKTPGRVWNGDTGDVACDHYHRVDEDLDLMSDLGLRAYRFSIAWPRIVPTASGEVNQAGIDFYSRLVDGLLERGIRPVATLYHWDLPQYLEDAGGWTARATTDAFEKYASIMGTALGDRVHTWTTLNEPWCSAYLGYGQGGHAPGRHEPASALAAVHHLNLAHGRAIQALRASSTGDPDYSVTLNFHVLRGQGDGAAEAMRRIDGLANRAFTHPMLRGEYPADLLEDTASVTDWSFVQDEDLATINQPIDVLGVNYYSTATVRLWDGVSEKQRNDGHKGTEGGTAWPGSDQAVEFVEQPGPYTAMGWNIAPEGLEELLVSLSEQFPDQALMVTENGAAFEDEVAEDGSVPDPERTDYLRRHFTAAHRALEQGVDLRGYFVWSLLDNFEWGYGYAKRFGIVRVDFDTLERTVKDSGHWYRELVRTRTIQA, from the coding sequence ATGACCACCCCTCTCACCCCGCGCGATGACTACCGGGGCTCCGGTCTGGTCTTCCCGGAAGATTTCACCTTCGGCTCCGCCACCGCCTCGTACCAGATCGAAGGGGCGGCCTCCGAAGACGGACGCACTCCCTCCATCTGGGACACGTTCAGCAAGACTCCGGGCCGGGTGTGGAACGGCGACACCGGCGATGTGGCCTGCGACCACTACCACCGCGTCGATGAGGACCTCGACCTCATGAGCGACCTGGGCCTGCGGGCCTATCGCTTCTCCATCGCGTGGCCGCGCATCGTGCCCACGGCATCCGGTGAGGTGAATCAGGCGGGCATCGACTTCTATTCGCGGCTCGTCGACGGTCTCCTCGAGCGCGGCATCCGCCCGGTCGCGACGCTCTATCACTGGGACCTCCCCCAGTACCTCGAGGATGCCGGAGGCTGGACCGCCCGAGCGACGACGGACGCGTTCGAGAAGTACGCCTCGATCATGGGCACGGCTCTGGGCGACCGCGTGCACACCTGGACGACGCTGAACGAACCGTGGTGCTCGGCGTACCTCGGCTACGGTCAGGGCGGGCATGCCCCGGGGCGACACGAGCCGGCATCCGCATTGGCGGCGGTGCATCACCTCAACCTCGCGCACGGCCGCGCGATTCAGGCGCTCCGCGCCTCGTCGACCGGCGACCCGGACTACTCCGTGACGCTCAACTTCCACGTCCTCCGCGGGCAGGGCGACGGGGCGGCTGAGGCGATGCGACGCATCGACGGCCTCGCCAACCGTGCATTCACGCATCCGATGCTGCGCGGGGAGTACCCCGCCGACCTGCTCGAGGACACGGCATCGGTCACCGACTGGAGCTTCGTTCAGGATGAAGACCTCGCCACGATCAACCAGCCCATCGACGTGCTCGGGGTGAACTACTACTCGACCGCGACCGTACGGCTGTGGGACGGCGTCTCGGAGAAGCAGCGGAACGACGGCCACAAGGGCACGGAGGGTGGAACGGCGTGGCCCGGCAGCGATCAGGCCGTCGAGTTCGTCGAGCAGCCCGGCCCGTACACGGCCATGGGCTGGAACATCGCTCCCGAAGGCCTCGAAGAGCTGCTGGTCTCGTTGTCCGAGCAGTTCCCCGACCAGGCGCTCATGGTCACCGAGAACGGCGCCGCCTTCGAAGACGAGGTCGCCGAAGACGGCTCTGTTCCCGACCCCGAGCGAACCGACTACCTGCGGCGCCACTTCACCGCCGCGCACCGTGCGCTGGAGCAGGGCGTCGACCTGCGCGGCTACTTCGTGTGGTCACTGCTGGACAACTTCGAGTGGGGCTACGGCTACGCCAAACGCTTCGGCATCGTGCGCGTCGACTTCGACACGCTCGAGCGCACGGTGAAGGACTCCGGCCACTGGTACCGCGAGCTCGTTCGCACGCGGACCATCCAGGCGTAG
- a CDS encoding DNA-3-methyladenine glycosylase 2 family protein, which yields MSFPVTDFDERYRAISARDTRFDGQFVTAVSSTRIYCRPSCPARTPKPQNVTFYPTSAAAHEAGYRACKRCLPEAAPGSPAWDVRGDTAARAMRLIADGVIEREGVPGLAARLGYSSRHLTRLMSSELGAGPLALARAHRAHTARMLLVGTDMSVSDVAFSAGFASIRQHNDTIREVFGLTPSELRARRRGATDDVAVAPGAIDLVLPYRGPLDASGIFAWMSARALPGVEVATSSSFSRYLRMAGGPAWFQVSEHADGRLHLRTRVAQLGDLAPLVSTVRRIFDLDADPRAIDDALSAHPELVPLVARTPGIRVPGTADPHEMLIRAMVGQQITVVAARTALSALAEALGERPFGSASTSPVSGETDGLADERSDPEPDPLLFPTMQAIADHGADVLRGPAARIRAITGAAAALADGSLRLTIGDDGVEQRAALLAMPGIGPWTADYVRMRVLGDPDILLPGDVALRAGAVASGLPGEPKPLVAWAERTAPWRSYLSAHLWRAAPVRPARTPRIVIPKETS from the coding sequence ATGAGCTTCCCCGTGACCGACTTCGACGAGCGCTATCGCGCGATCAGCGCTCGTGACACCCGTTTCGACGGACAGTTCGTCACGGCGGTCAGCTCCACTCGGATCTATTGCCGCCCGAGCTGCCCCGCCCGCACGCCGAAGCCGCAGAACGTCACTTTCTACCCGACGAGCGCTGCCGCTCACGAGGCGGGCTACCGGGCCTGCAAGCGCTGCCTCCCCGAAGCCGCACCCGGTTCACCCGCGTGGGACGTGCGCGGCGACACCGCGGCCCGCGCCATGCGTCTCATCGCCGACGGCGTCATCGAGCGCGAGGGGGTCCCAGGGCTCGCCGCGCGCCTCGGCTACTCGTCGCGCCACCTCACACGGCTGATGAGTTCCGAGCTCGGCGCCGGTCCCCTCGCGCTCGCCAGGGCGCATCGCGCGCATACGGCCCGGATGCTGTTGGTCGGCACGGACATGTCGGTCTCCGACGTCGCCTTCTCCGCAGGGTTCGCCAGCATCCGTCAGCACAACGACACTATCCGCGAAGTGTTCGGCCTCACGCCCAGTGAGTTGCGCGCGCGCCGTCGCGGAGCCACCGACGACGTCGCGGTCGCGCCGGGGGCCATCGACCTCGTGCTGCCCTATCGCGGGCCCCTGGACGCCTCCGGGATCTTCGCCTGGATGTCTGCGCGCGCGCTTCCGGGAGTCGAAGTGGCCACGTCCAGCTCCTTCTCCCGCTATCTGCGCATGGCCGGCGGTCCGGCCTGGTTCCAAGTCAGCGAGCACGCCGACGGCCGGTTGCATCTGCGGACCCGCGTCGCGCAACTCGGCGATCTTGCTCCGCTGGTCTCGACCGTCCGCCGCATCTTCGACCTCGATGCCGACCCGCGCGCCATCGACGATGCGCTGTCCGCCCACCCGGAGCTGGTGCCCCTCGTCGCCCGCACGCCCGGCATCCGCGTGCCCGGCACGGCCGACCCGCACGAGATGCTGATCCGCGCGATGGTCGGCCAGCAGATCACGGTCGTCGCGGCCCGCACGGCACTGAGCGCCCTCGCTGAAGCGCTGGGGGAGCGACCCTTCGGCAGCGCCTCGACCTCCCCAGTGTCCGGCGAGACCGACGGTCTGGCCGACGAACGCTCGGATCCGGAGCCGGACCCGCTGCTCTTCCCGACGATGCAGGCGATCGCCGACCACGGCGCAGATGTGCTGCGCGGCCCCGCTGCGCGCATCCGTGCCATCACCGGTGCTGCCGCCGCACTCGCCGACGGCTCTCTGCGCCTGACCATCGGCGACGACGGCGTCGAACAGCGTGCGGCACTGCTGGCGATGCCGGGTATCGGCCCGTGGACCGCGGACTACGTGCGGATGCGGGTGCTCGGCGATCCCGACATCCTGCTGCCCGGCGATGTCGCGCTGCGCGCCGGAGCGGTGGCATCCGGGCTCCCCGGCGAACCGAAGCCGCTCGTCGCCTGGGCGGAACGAACAGCCCCGTGGCGCAGCTACCTGAGCGCCCACCTCTGGCGCGCGGCACCGGTTCGGCCCGCGCGCACACCCCGCATCGTCATCCCGAAGGAGACATCATGA
- a CDS encoding methylated-DNA--[protein]-cysteine S-methyltransferase, giving the protein MTAIIQTIDTADGAFTILADDSQRVLSSGWTADPAAIIARLPIGARPEAVREGETDAAAAALAYYAGDITAIDAVAVKQTGTALQLVGWSALRSIEPGEPLTYTSFATRLGNPRAVRAAASVCARNAPALFVPCHRVLRTDGTLGGFAWGLGIKASLLARESAA; this is encoded by the coding sequence ATGACCGCCATCATCCAGACCATCGACACCGCCGACGGGGCCTTCACGATCCTCGCCGACGACAGTCAGCGCGTGCTGTCCTCCGGCTGGACCGCCGATCCCGCGGCCATCATCGCCCGGTTGCCGATCGGCGCACGACCGGAAGCCGTGCGAGAGGGCGAGACGGATGCCGCAGCCGCCGCTCTCGCCTACTACGCCGGGGACATCACCGCGATCGACGCGGTCGCCGTGAAGCAGACCGGCACGGCGCTGCAACTCGTCGGATGGTCGGCGCTGCGATCGATCGAACCCGGGGAGCCGCTGACCTACACGAGCTTCGCCACGCGCCTCGGTAATCCGCGTGCGGTGCGCGCCGCGGCATCGGTCTGCGCCCGGAACGCGCCGGCTCTGTTCGTGCCGTGCCACCGGGTGCTGCGCACGGACGGGACGCTCGGCGGCTTCGCTTGGGGGCTGGGCATCAAGGCGAGCCTGTTGGCGCGGGAGTCGGCCGCGTAG
- a CDS encoding ABC transporter ATP-binding protein, with product MSSSPSAQNPSPSSSLSTPAALWRLKPFVKPVIWRLAGGAASALIAAIIALMIPIVLEQIIAGPVQSGEVSAIAWGAAVVFALALGEAVMVWLRRQFVLNPATEVEYQMRTTLYSRLQTLPVSFHDRWQSGQLLSRMMQDIGLIRRWLAFGLVLLVVNLLTIAIGSVLLFGWHWLLGTIFLVTAIPLWIRGYLFEKRYGALTRRSQDQAGDLATSVEESVHGIRVLKAFGRGKHALSRFSRQAETLRETEMSKAGAIASIWFWLDLMPQIAFGLSLMSGIWLISQGAIELSQLFAFFAMATVLRWPIESIGFLFSFMLDARTATDRVFDIFSEVNTITDLENPVHIENPRGELVFEGAHFRYQDAGAHERDLLDGIDLVLRPGETMALVGLTGSGKTTLTTLPARLYDVTGGRVTLDGVDVRDLSLSELRQHVAMAFEDATLFSASVRENVLLGRAELDIFSDEAERVLREALDVAQAAFVDALPEGVETIIGEEGLSLSGGQRQRLALARAVAANPRVLVLDDPLSALDVDTEALVEEALRHVLADTTAMIVAHRPSTVALADRVALLEAGRITAVGTHSELLRTSRHYRHVISSLEAEEAARTGAIPIIYEEPEDIDDSDDSDDSESSDVDDVNEGQKREVQA from the coding sequence ATGTCCTCCTCGCCCTCTGCGCAGAACCCTTCCCCCTCCTCCTCTCTCTCCACACCGGCAGCGCTGTGGCGCCTCAAGCCCTTCGTCAAGCCGGTCATCTGGCGTCTCGCCGGCGGTGCCGCGAGCGCGCTCATCGCTGCGATCATCGCGCTGATGATCCCGATCGTCCTCGAGCAGATCATCGCGGGACCCGTGCAATCCGGCGAAGTCAGCGCCATCGCGTGGGGTGCGGCTGTCGTCTTCGCTCTCGCGCTCGGCGAGGCCGTCATGGTCTGGCTTCGACGCCAGTTCGTCCTGAACCCGGCCACCGAGGTCGAGTACCAGATGCGGACGACGCTCTACTCGCGTCTGCAGACTCTGCCCGTCTCGTTCCATGACCGTTGGCAGTCAGGTCAGCTCCTGAGCCGCATGATGCAGGACATCGGTCTCATCCGCCGGTGGCTCGCGTTCGGGCTCGTGCTCCTGGTCGTGAACCTGCTCACCATCGCGATCGGCTCGGTGCTGCTCTTCGGCTGGCACTGGCTCCTCGGGACGATCTTCCTCGTCACCGCGATTCCGCTGTGGATCCGGGGGTATCTGTTCGAGAAGCGCTACGGCGCGCTCACACGCCGCAGCCAGGACCAGGCCGGCGACCTCGCCACCAGCGTCGAGGAGAGCGTGCACGGCATCCGCGTGCTCAAGGCCTTCGGGCGTGGCAAGCATGCGCTCAGCCGGTTCAGCCGCCAGGCGGAGACCCTCCGCGAGACGGAGATGAGCAAGGCGGGCGCGATCGCGTCGATCTGGTTCTGGCTCGACCTGATGCCGCAGATCGCCTTCGGCCTGAGTCTCATGTCGGGAATCTGGCTGATCTCGCAAGGGGCGATCGAGCTGTCGCAGCTGTTCGCCTTCTTCGCGATGGCCACCGTGCTGCGCTGGCCGATCGAGTCCATCGGCTTCCTGTTCTCGTTCATGCTCGACGCGCGGACGGCGACGGACCGTGTGTTCGACATCTTCTCCGAGGTCAACACGATCACCGACCTCGAGAATCCCGTGCACATCGAGAACCCGCGTGGCGAGCTCGTGTTCGAGGGCGCCCACTTCCGGTATCAGGATGCCGGCGCCCACGAACGTGATCTCCTCGACGGGATCGACCTCGTGCTGCGGCCAGGGGAGACGATGGCGCTGGTCGGACTGACCGGAAGCGGTAAGACGACGCTCACCACGCTGCCGGCGCGACTCTACGACGTCACCGGCGGTCGCGTCACCCTCGACGGGGTCGACGTGCGCGACCTCTCGCTGTCGGAGCTGCGCCAGCACGTGGCCATGGCATTCGAGGATGCGACGCTCTTCTCGGCATCCGTCCGTGAGAACGTTCTTCTCGGACGTGCGGAGCTGGACATCTTCAGCGACGAAGCCGAGCGCGTGCTGCGTGAGGCCCTCGACGTCGCGCAGGCGGCGTTCGTCGACGCGCTCCCCGAGGGTGTGGAGACCATCATCGGCGAGGAGGGGCTCAGCCTCTCCGGCGGGCAGCGTCAGCGACTCGCCCTCGCCCGAGCGGTGGCCGCGAACCCGAGGGTGCTCGTTCTCGACGACCCGTTGTCGGCGCTCGACGTCGATACCGAGGCTCTCGTGGAGGAGGCGTTGCGTCACGTGCTCGCTGACACGACAGCGATGATCGTCGCCCATCGGCCGTCGACGGTCGCGCTCGCCGACCGCGTCGCGCTGCTCGAAGCAGGGCGCATCACCGCGGTCGGGACGCACAGTGAACTGCTGCGCACGAGCCGCCATTACCGTCACGTCATCTCCAGCCTGGAGGCCGAGGAGGCCGCGCGGACCGGCGCGATCCCCATCATCTACGAGGAGCCGGAGGACATCGACGACTCCGACGACTCCGACGACTCCGAGTCCTCCGATGTCGACGACGTCAACGAAGGTCAGAAGAGGGAGGTGCAGGCATGA